DNA sequence from the Halorussus limi genome:
CCCTGACCAACAGCGCGGTCAGCATCGCGTGTTCCCGGAGGTTTCGGTCGTCGACCTTGTCGCGCGTGTCGGCGTGGGTGTGACCCCACCCGCGGCCGCGCGCGCCGTTCCCGCCCGCACCCGCCGCGGCGGGTTGGGACGCGCGCTCGCTGTGGAGTTGGAGCGCGGGCACGCCGCGCTTCAGGAACGGCCAGTGGTCGCTGAACGGGTGGACCTGCTCGCGGACCGAAATCGGCTGGTTCGCCTCGTCGGCGACCGACGCGACGAGTTCCTCCATCGTCTCCGAGCCGTGGGTGTGGGCGCGCAGGTCGCGGAACCGGCCCGCACCGTCCACGTTCACGACCGCGCGCACGTCGTCGAGGGCCATTCTCTCGGCGAGCGCGTCCGCCCCGAGCAGGCCGGTCTCCTCACAGCCGACCCCCGCGACCCGGACTTTCACGTCGAGGTCCATCTCGGCGAGGAGGTGGGCCGCCGCCACGACCACGGTGATGCCGCAACCGTTGTCGAGTGCACCCTCCGCGATGTCGTGAGCGTCGTGGTGGCCGACGACGAGAATCTCCTCGTCGGTGTCGGGACCGAGCGTCCCGTGGGCGTTGTGACTCGTGCCGGGCGTCGTCTCGGCGTCCACCCGGAGCGCGGCCCGCGCACCGCGCTCGGCGTAGTCGGTCAGCCACTCGCCGGTTTCGAGGCTGACGCCGACCGCCGGAATCGCGGCCTCGCGGTCGAACCGGAGCGACCCCGTCGGCGGTAACTGGCCGGGCGTGTGGTTCCGGAAGACGAACGCCTCCGCGCCCGCCGCGGCGGCGTGGCCGAACTTCTCCATGCGGTGGATGAACCGCGACCCCTCGGGCGTCGTCGTGGACGCGACCACGATTTTCCCCTCCACGTCCACCGCGTCGAGTTCGTCGGGCGTGCCGTAGCCGGCGTCGACGAGTTCGCCGCGGACTTCGCCCGCCGGCGAGTAGGGGAGCGCGATGGTCTCGAACGACCGCTCGACCGGGTCGGTGACGGCGAGTTCGGCGTCGCCGCGCGACCAGCGGTTCATCTCGAACGACTCGACTTCGACCGCCCGCGCGCCGGCGCGCTCGAACCCCTCGGCAACGAGGTCGGCGGCCCGGCGCTCGCCGGGCGAGCCGCCCATGCGGTCGCCGATTTCGGTTAGCCGCGTCAGGAACGCCCACGGGTAGTCGTCGCACCACGCCTCGCCCAGCGCGGCGGCAGTGTCCGGGTCCATGGACGGGGAGTGCGGTCCGGACGGTGAAAAGTCCCGGGCCGCGCTACGGCGACTGTCGGAACACGCATTCCGAATGACAAAGGCTTACATCCGGGGTTTCCTAATCAGACGGTATGAGTTCGGTTCCCGAACGGTCGGAGATAGACACCGAGTACAAGTGGGATCTGGAGAGCATCTACGCGACCGACGACGAGTGGGAGGCGGCCTACGAGGAGGTGGAGGAGCGCCTCGACGAACTGGCCGACTACGAGGGTCGAGTCACCGAGGACGGCGAGACCCTGCTGTCGGTCCTCGAACTCCGGGAGGACGTCTCCCGACGCGTCGAGAAAATCGCCAACTACGCCCGCATGCGGAAGGACGAGAACACCGCCGACCAGCACTATCAGGCGCTGGCCTCGCGCGGGATGTCGCTGGCCTCGGAGGCCAACAGCGCGAGCAGTTTCGTCGAACCCGAGATTCAGAGCCTCGACGGCGACGAACTCGACCGGATGATAGAGGAGACCGCCGGACTCGAGACCTACGACCACTACCTCCACGACGTGCTTCGGACCGCCGAACACACCCGGTCGGCCGAAGTCGAGAACGTGCTGGCCGAACTCGGCGAAGTCACCGGCGCGTCGGGCGACATCTACAGCATGCTGATGAACTCCGACTTGGAGTTCCCGACCGTCGAGAAACCCGACGGCGACGCGGTCGAAATCACCCAGAGCAACCTCACGAAACTCCTGAAGAACCCCGACCGCGAGTTCCGCCGGACCGTCTACGAGTCGTTCTTCGACAGACTCGGCGAGTTCCACAACACCATCGGCACCTCCTACAAGAACAGCGTGAAGGCCGACGTGCGCCTCGCGCAGATTCGGGACTACGAGACCGCCCGCGAGGCCGCGATGGACGGTCCGAACGTCCCGGCCGAGGTGTACGACAACCTCGTGGACACGGTCCGGGACAACCTCGACAAACTCCACCGCCACGCCGAACTCAAGCGCGAGAGTCTGGGCGTGGACGAACTCCGGATGTGGGACCTCTACATGCCCATGACCGAGACCGAGACCCCCGACGTGGAGTACGAGCAGGCCCGCCAGTACGTCGTGGAGGCGCTGGGAGCGCTCGGCGACGACTACCAGAACCGGGTCGAGGAAGGATTCGAGTCCCGGTGGGTGGACGTGTACGAGACCGAGAACAAGCGCTCGGGCGCGTACAGCAGCGGCACCTACGACACCCAGCCGTTCATCCTGATGAACTATCAGGACGACATCTCCTCGATGTTCACGCTGGCCCACGAACTCGGCCACTCGCTCCACAGCCAACTCACGAGCGAGAATCAGCCGTACGTCTACGGCGACTACGAAATCTTCGTCGCGGAGGTCGCCAGCACCGTCAACGAGGCGCTGTTGACCCGCCACCTGCTCGACACCGTCGAGGACCCCACCTTCCGGCGCCACGTCCTCAACGAGTATCTGGAGCGGTTCCGCTCGACGCTCTACCGCCAGACCATGTTCGCGGACTTCGAGCATCGCGCCCACCAGCTGGTCGAGGACGGCGAGGCGCTCACGGCCGGCAAGGCCGACGAAATCTACGGCGAACTCAAAGAGGAGTTCTACGAACCCGCGGTCGTGGACGACCGCATCGCCCGCGAGTGGGCGCGGATTCCCCACTTCTACCGACCCTACTACGTCTACCAGTACAGCACCGGCATCAGCGCGGCCGTCGCGCTCGCCGACGGGATTCTGAACGAGGGCGACGACGCGGCGGACCGCTACCTCGAGTTCCTCCAGAGCGGGTCCCGAGACTACCCCCTCGAACTGCTCCGGACCGCGGGCGTCGACATGTCCTCGCCCGAACCCATCCAGCGCGCGCTCGACGTGTACGACGACCACCTCGACGAGATGGAATCGCTCATCTGAGGCGGTCGCGCGGAGTCGATAGCTCCCGGCGGTACACCGTTCGCCTCGACGCTCTTCCGGACGAATTCCGACCTCTCGATACCGCTGGCCGGAGCGGGGGAGAACGGCGACCGACGCGGGCAGAGTGACAGCGACGAAAGGCTTTTTTGCGGTGAAACGTCCGCGACCCAAAGGCACTTTTAAGCTGGTAGCCTAAGAACAGGTACCAAGATGTCGCGTAGCCCACCTCTCCCCGACCAACCGACACTCGAAATCGACCCCGACATGACAGACCGGGAGCGACTGGCGGCGCTCCGGGAACACTTCGCCGATATCGTGGAAGTCAACGCCACGCTCGAAGAGCGACTCGACGACGCCCGCGAGCGACGCGAGAACCTCCGCGAGGAGGTCGACAAACTCGAACGCGAGAACGAGACGCTGAAGACCACCTCGCTGTACGTCGCCACCGCCGAGGAACTCACCGACGAGGGCATCGTCATCAAACAGCACGGCAACAATCAGGAGGTGCTGACCGAGGTCTCGCCCAAACTCCGCGAACAGATAGAGTCGGGCGACCGCGTGGCGGTCAACGACTCCTTCACGGTCCAGACCGTGCTGGAGGCCGAGAAGGACGCTCGGGCCCAAGCGATGGAAATCGACGAGTCGCCCGACGTGACCTACGACGAAATCGGCGGTCTCGAAGAGCAGACCCGCGAGGTCCGCGAGGCGGTCGAGCAACCGCTCGAGAACCCCGAGCAGTTCGAGACGGTCGGTATCGAACCGCCGAGCGGCGTCCTGCTCCACGGCCCGCCGGGCACCGGCAAGACGATGCTGGCGAAGGCCGTCGCCAACCAGACCGACGCCACCTTCATCAAGATGGCCGGGTCCGAACTCGTCCAGAAGTTCATCGGCGAGGGCGCGAAGTTAGTCCGGGACCTCTTCGAGTTGGCGAGCCAGCGCGAACCCGCCATCGTCTTCATCGACGAAATCGACGCGGTCGGCTCGAAGCGCACCGACTCGAAGACCTCGGGCGACGCCGAGGTCCAGCGGACGATGATGCAACTGCTCAGCGAGATGGACGGCTTCGAGGACCGCGGTGAGATTCGCATCATCGCCGCGACCAACCGCTTCGACATGCTCGACCGCGCCATCCTCCGGCCCGGCCGCTTCGACCGCCTCATCGAAGTGCCCGAACCCGACGAGGAGGCCCGGCGCAGAATCCTCGACATCCACACCCGCGACATGACCATCGCCGACGACGTGGAGTTCGACGAACTCGCCAAGGCGACCGAGGGCAAGAGCGGCGCGGACATCGAGAGTCTGGCGACCGAGGCGGGCATGTTCGCCATCCGCGACGAGCGCACCGAGGTCCGTCAGTCTGACTTCGAGGACGCGCTCGAGAAGATGGACGAGAGCGACGAGACCGGCATCGTCACCGACGGGTCGCTTCCGAGCTACGCCTACTGAGCGTCGGGTTTCGGGGACTTCGACGCTTCTCCGGTTCCGTCGAGTCGCTTCGCTGTGTTCTGGCTACGCGGCGCTCGGTGGCCCGCGCCACCGTTCGCTCGACGGGACGCTCTCTGTCTGCGGTACGCTTTTCGAAGACCCTCAGCGACGCGTCTCGCGAGAAGGGCTACACTCGGCGATGCGGAAACGATAAAGCGGCGAGAACGAGGTTTCGGCGAGGTCTCAGTCGTCGTCCACGACCACTTCGACCGGGGCCTCCTCGGCGGTCATCTGGCCCTGCTCGCCCTTGCGCTCGTGCCAGAGGAGCGCGCCCGCGACCGCCAGTACGATCCACGAGCGCCAGTTGGCGAGGTTGAGCGTGTAGCCGATGCCGAAGGGCTTCTCGACCAGCATGCCCTCGTCGGGTTTCCAGTACGACGAGAGCATGCGTCCGATGCTCGGTCGCTCGAAGTTGTACGGCACGCCGAATAGCTCGCCGGTGCTGGGCTTGTCTGCCATGCGAGAAGCGTACGTCGGAAAGGAATAAAGTGCTTTGGCTACGGCCTCGGACGCTCGCGCCGCGGACGATTCCCTAGCGGGTCGAGAACAGTGAGCGATTGCCGACGCCGCGGTGAGTCGGCCGTGAAGCCGAACGCGAGAAGTTTCGAGACGGGGTGGGCGAGGACCCGACTCCGAGGTTCACGGGGTTCACGACTCCCGCCGGTCGGCGATGGCGTCCGCGTGGCGTTCGACGAGGCGGCCGAAGACCTCGGCCTCCCGGCGCTCGCGGCGGTTCGCCGGGGCGTCGTCGCGCATCCGCGCTTTGACCGCCCGGAGCGTCTCGGGGTCGTTGGCCGCGAGTTCGTCGGCGACCGCTCGCGGGTCGTCGGTCACGCGCGAGACCAGACCCATCCGGAGCGCGGTCTCGGCGTCCACGGTCCGGCCCGAGAGCGCGAGGTCGAGCGCCGCTCCCTCGCCGACGACTCGGGGTAGGCGGACGGTCCCGCCCCACGCCCCGAACAGGCCGAGTTTCACGCCGGGTTCCGCGAAGGTCGCCTCGGGCGTGGCGACCCGGAGGTCGGCGGCGAGCGCCAACTCGACGCCGCCGCCGCGGGCCGCGCCGTCGATGCCCGCGACGACCGCGCTCTCGGCCTCCTCGACGGCGTCGGCGACCCGCTGGCCGTGCTCGGCGAACGCCTCCGCGGACGCCCGGTCGAGGTCGGCGACCACGTCGAGGTCCGCACCCGCGCAGAACGCCGGACCCGCGCCCCGGAGGTAGACGACCGGTTGGTCGGCCCCGCTGACGGCGGCTTCGAGCGCATCGAGGGCGTCGGGAGTGAGCGCGTTGCGTCGGTCGGGTCGGTCGAGCGTCACGACGCGGACCCGGTCGCGGTCCAAAATTCGAATCGCTGACGTATCAGATGCCACGGCTGGTCACGTTCGCATCTCGGAGTCGCTTTCCAAAGGTCTTTGGCGATTCCGTCATAAGACCCGGCTAATGGAAGCGGCCGTCCGGGCACGAAAAGCAGGACGACAGGCGGTGCGAGACGTCTCGCCCGACCCCCTTCGCGAACGCATCCGCACCCTTCTCGACGAGTCGGCGATGGTGCCGGGGGTGCTGGCGCTCGCGTCCGCACGCGCAGTCGAGGGCGCGGGCCGAGCGAGCGTCGCCCCGGAGACGTCCGACAGCGACGGGGAGAGTCGAGCGAACGGAACCGGCCCGACGGGAGCGACCGTCGGTCGAACCGGGAGCGAGGCCGGGCGTGCGGGAAGCGCCGCCGGAGCGGTCGGGGTCGAGGAGCGCGCCGCCGGCGTTCAACTCATCTACGAGGGACTGCGACTCACCCGCGCTCTCGCCGACGACCCGCCGTGGGAGCGCGACTCGGCACACACCGACAGCAACATCGACATCCTCGCGGCCGACGTGATGGTCGCCCGCGGATTCTCGCTGCTGGCCCGGACCGAGGCCGCCGACAAGGCGGTCGAGACCGTCCAGTCGTTCGGCCGCGACGAGACCGACGACCAGCAGGGTCGGGCGGTTTCGGCCCACGCGCTGGAGACCGACGTCTTCGAACTCGCGGTCGTCGCGGGCACCACCGCGTTCGGTTCGGACCCCTCCGACGCGCTGGTCGCGTACGCCGGGGAACTCGCCGAATCGCTCGACGGCGACCGGCCGGAACCGCCCGAGTCCATCGCGGAAGCGGTCGAGCAGGCGGTCGCCGACGCGCCGAATCCCCGGCGGTTCGGCCCGGCGGAGGACCCCCGGCCGTCGGCGACCGACCCGTGACTCGTATTCCCGTGCCCTATCGTGAATCGAAACGCCTAAAGAGGTTTCCGGGCATATCATGAAATGCGCCGAAGTAGCGGAGTGCGCCTGGGTAGCTTAGAGGTAAAGCGCGTCCTTGGTAAGGACGAGAGCCCGGGTTCAAATCCCGGCCTAGGCTTGTATTTTCCCGCGTCGTTACTGTTCGCCAACGTCCCGTTTCCTCGTGTCGCTGGGAGTTGTCCGACGAGGCGAACGAGCGATTCGCCGTTCTCTATTTCGGACACGTGGTCGGGTTACGCTGACTTTCTATGGACGTAACGCGACTTACGACAGATGAGCAACTAGAACGGTAGCCTGCAGTTTACTGCCTGCCCGGAATACGCGCGACCGAGGGGTTCGAAATGACTCGTGACACCACGAACGCCGACGCGAATCCGGACGCGGAGTCGAACGCGGACCCGAGCGACACTCGACCGACAGCCTCCCGGCGGCGGTTTCTGACGGGCGTGGCGGCCGCGACGGGGGTCGCGCTCGCGCCGACCGTCACGGAGGCACAGGAGGTCAGCCTCGAAACCGTGGCCGCGTTCGACCCGCCGAACCTGCCGGAGAACATCGCGACCGACCGACAGGGAGACGTCTACGTGAGCATGGTACCGCCCCGCGAACTGTGGCGGGTGCCCCACGAGGGCGACCCCTCGTCGGTCGCACAGGTCGGTCCCGAGGACGGAGAGGGGTCGCTTCTCGGCATCTCGCGGACCGACGACGGGACCACGTACGCCGTGCTGAACTCGGGGGTCGCCGAGACCAACGGCGTCTGGCGGATTCCGTCCGACGGGTCGCCCGAACTGATGGCGTCGATTCCGACGGAGGGGACCTTCCCGAACGGCGTCACCCACGACGCGGTGGACGACGGCGTCCTCGTCACCGACTCCACGCGAGGCGTCGTCTGGCGGGCGACCGACGACGGTGCCTCGGTCTGGTTCGACGACCCGCTACTCGACCCGAATCCGTACGCGAGCAACTCGCTCGGTGCGAACGGCATCGCCGTGGGTCCCGAGGGGAACCTCTACGTGGCGAACCTCAGTTTCGGTGCCATCGTCCGGATTCCGATAAACGAGGACGGGAGTCCCGGAAGTCCGGAGGTCGTCGTCCAGAGCGACCGACTCGTCGGCGCGGACGGCCTCACCGTCGCCGACGACGGAACCGTCTACGTCGCGGTGAACGCCCAGGACAAGGTCTCTCGGGTCACGTCGGGCGGCGACGTCTCGACGGTGGTCTCGGGCGGCGAACTCTCGTTCCCGTCGGACGTCCACTTCGGTCCCGGCGACGACCAATCGACGCTGTACGTCTGTAACTTCGCGCTCCCGGCGTTTCAGGCCGAGGACCAGGAGGCGAACCCGAGCCTGATGCGACTCGACCTCGGGCAGGTCGCGACGACGGAGGGTGAGGGAACCACCACGACAGAAGAGGAGACGACTACGACGGCGACCGAAGGAGAGACGACTACGACTGAGGAGACGACGACAGCGGAGGAAACGCCGACCACGACGACCGAGAGTGGAACGACCACGACGACTACGACAGCAGAGGAAACGACCACGACGACCGAGGGTGAAACGACCACGGTCGAGTAAACGACGACCGTTCAGGCCGGTCGCCGACCGGCGCGGCGTCTCACTTCTTCGGTTCGGGGTCGAAGATGTCCGGTCGCTCCTTCCCGTCGGCCTGCACGATGGCCATGCAGCCCTTTCGAGTGACCCGACTTAGCGAGTGGTCCACGAGTTTGAAGTTGCCCGGAACCGGGAAGCCCATCGTGGCGACGGTAGTGCTGCCCGGCGCG
Encoded proteins:
- a CDS encoding DUF5808 domain-containing protein codes for the protein MADKPSTGELFGVPYNFERPSIGRMLSSYWKPDEGMLVEKPFGIGYTLNLANWRSWIVLAVAGALLWHERKGEQGQMTAEEAPVEVVVDDD
- a CDS encoding M28 family peptidase, whose product is MDPDTAAALGEAWCDDYPWAFLTRLTEIGDRMGGSPGERRAADLVAEGFERAGARAVEVESFEMNRWSRGDAELAVTDPVERSFETIALPYSPAGEVRGELVDAGYGTPDELDAVDVEGKIVVASTTTPEGSRFIHRMEKFGHAAAAGAEAFVFRNHTPGQLPPTGSLRFDREAAIPAVGVSLETGEWLTDYAERGARAALRVDAETTPGTSHNAHGTLGPDTDEEILVVGHHDAHDIAEGALDNGCGITVVVAAAHLLAEMDLDVKVRVAGVGCEETGLLGADALAERMALDDVRAVVNVDGAGRFRDLRAHTHGSETMEELVASVADEANQPISVREQVHPFSDHWPFLKRGVPALQLHSERASQPAAAGAGGNGARGRGWGHTHADTRDKVDDRNLREHAMLTALLVRELARTDEIPRPSPSAVAGNLRSGDYEEGMKAAGIWPEGWE
- the pepF gene encoding oligoendopeptidase F, whose translation is MSSVPERSEIDTEYKWDLESIYATDDEWEAAYEEVEERLDELADYEGRVTEDGETLLSVLELREDVSRRVEKIANYARMRKDENTADQHYQALASRGMSLASEANSASSFVEPEIQSLDGDELDRMIEETAGLETYDHYLHDVLRTAEHTRSAEVENVLAELGEVTGASGDIYSMLMNSDLEFPTVEKPDGDAVEITQSNLTKLLKNPDREFRRTVYESFFDRLGEFHNTIGTSYKNSVKADVRLAQIRDYETAREAAMDGPNVPAEVYDNLVDTVRDNLDKLHRHAELKRESLGVDELRMWDLYMPMTETETPDVEYEQARQYVVEALGALGDDYQNRVEEGFESRWVDVYETENKRSGAYSSGTYDTQPFILMNYQDDISSMFTLAHELGHSLHSQLTSENQPYVYGDYEIFVAEVASTVNEALLTRHLLDTVEDPTFRRHVLNEYLERFRSTLYRQTMFADFEHRAHQLVEDGEALTAGKADEIYGELKEEFYEPAVVDDRIAREWARIPHFYRPYYVYQYSTGISAAVALADGILNEGDDAADRYLEFLQSGSRDYPLELLRTAGVDMSSPEPIQRALDVYDDHLDEMESLI
- a CDS encoding DUF7114 family protein, whose amino-acid sequence is MEAAVRARKAGRQAVRDVSPDPLRERIRTLLDESAMVPGVLALASARAVEGAGRASVAPETSDSDGESRANGTGPTGATVGRTGSEAGRAGSAAGAVGVEERAAGVQLIYEGLRLTRALADDPPWERDSAHTDSNIDILAADVMVARGFSLLARTEAADKAVETVQSFGRDETDDQQGRAVSAHALETDVFELAVVAGTTAFGSDPSDALVAYAGELAESLDGDRPEPPESIAEAVEQAVADAPNPRRFGPAEDPRPSATDP
- a CDS encoding SMP-30/gluconolactonase/LRE family protein; its protein translation is MTRDTTNADANPDAESNADPSDTRPTASRRRFLTGVAAATGVALAPTVTEAQEVSLETVAAFDPPNLPENIATDRQGDVYVSMVPPRELWRVPHEGDPSSVAQVGPEDGEGSLLGISRTDDGTTYAVLNSGVAETNGVWRIPSDGSPELMASIPTEGTFPNGVTHDAVDDGVLVTDSTRGVVWRATDDGASVWFDDPLLDPNPYASNSLGANGIAVGPEGNLYVANLSFGAIVRIPINEDGSPGSPEVVVQSDRLVGADGLTVADDGTVYVAVNAQDKVSRVTSGGDVSTVVSGGELSFPSDVHFGPGDDQSTLYVCNFALPAFQAEDQEANPSLMRLDLGQVATTEGEGTTTTEEETTTTATEGETTTTEETTTAEETPTTTTESGTTTTTTTAEETTTTTEGETTTVE
- a CDS encoding enoyl-CoA hydratase/isomerase family protein translates to MASDTSAIRILDRDRVRVVTLDRPDRRNALTPDALDALEAAVSGADQPVVYLRGAGPAFCAGADLDVVADLDRASAEAFAEHGQRVADAVEEAESAVVAGIDGAARGGGVELALAADLRVATPEATFAEPGVKLGLFGAWGGTVRLPRVVGEGAALDLALSGRTVDAETALRMGLVSRVTDDPRAVADELAANDPETLRAVKARMRDDAPANRRERREAEVFGRLVERHADAIADRRES
- the pan2 gene encoding proteasome-activating nucleotidase Pan2: MSRSPPLPDQPTLEIDPDMTDRERLAALREHFADIVEVNATLEERLDDARERRENLREEVDKLERENETLKTTSLYVATAEELTDEGIVIKQHGNNQEVLTEVSPKLREQIESGDRVAVNDSFTVQTVLEAEKDARAQAMEIDESPDVTYDEIGGLEEQTREVREAVEQPLENPEQFETVGIEPPSGVLLHGPPGTGKTMLAKAVANQTDATFIKMAGSELVQKFIGEGAKLVRDLFELASQREPAIVFIDEIDAVGSKRTDSKTSGDAEVQRTMMQLLSEMDGFEDRGEIRIIAATNRFDMLDRAILRPGRFDRLIEVPEPDEEARRRILDIHTRDMTIADDVEFDELAKATEGKSGADIESLATEAGMFAIRDERTEVRQSDFEDALEKMDESDETGIVTDGSLPSYAY